One genomic segment of Drosophila melanogaster chromosome 3L includes these proteins:
- the t-Grip128 gene encoding testis-specific gamma-tubulin ring protein 128 — MQEDERQKVIERNLPHLVSVLLGSPIDDKKNDNGQVSVEPATFDKCLTYARCHIADPNVVDCDPDAVWDTMNQFLERFRIENLSVFGDTFNQLANVILNHPICMNHKQRNIHWRLLDFVLSVNYKTFVSIRRNLPEMEQKRKNILEALQMATESSQVDPKDKNNTKCVADTEDQLIHKKSQKPKSPRKKLTPDQIQRLCDEIRDLTSSKYGSLHTVRSQIPMEQSKPLDTSDYNYSRELNLGKVAVKENFTIKGAKMELELNVVQNKPSAEKPALVDFFKNESDMLYRIQTNWWQVDISVYNQAHILASNFCQGYADILIFQLWESQASIRKLSEEHQLLSELIVLFFASANCRSFKILNDNWEFRADEPLTCALKQLQEGPHLGEIIKSLKQMRHLRELIETYAVKGIRYDRLKTLTFFSVALRQLLRPVIEFLVHFERRLTSGLEPATLQHFIETSRGHLETIKLLYELSQNKNQELHSLRSLKTLDTLFTKSSQKTQPKLLRSLSASLLLHTVRAYCKFLDNWWSTGDFADYHEEFPFEKIVTDERTEYVLRKSLMQTELQNSELFRIIQRHLLESSDGVAILYDSRTISEFHTLHGIEPEIRLHNSLIDAVIGEIAPYQIKAIEASHYVPDILQQLQSTDHDGIRRLFYSFHMETRPDPRKPAGHSINELLRNFLTCADYTPITEIISQEFQRLLNRRTRLVNSYISGLLQEFQGYKVVRHLRSVFLLWNYDHFRSEFEFFFEFLRRKHLVEATNKLKHIVLCQDFTLGHMFKVCVTEAHPEFICLRVRNDTLLNRIISQQQMDMMNSCFRLLLNLNFSHYRLNHLPPFHYCKYERLFKALRSIQISLISVFEEHLSHPCKLFRKMQNLDSYNSELNEFTSLTQLRRNQEIFGLHIRKYLLEEQFACSLPEILTLSKVFCLRWETTRALVDEYRSQKATSTFERRYKLLRLNYLLETVKKCKAIGCLLGHI, encoded by the coding sequence atgcaagAGGACGAGAGACAAAAAGTCATAGAACGCAATTTGCCGCATTTGGTAAGTGTGCTACTAGGATCTCCCATCGATGACAAAAAAAATGACAATGGCCAAGTTTCGGTGGAACCTGCCACCTTTGATAAATGCCTAACTTATGCCAGGTGCCACATAGCGGATCCTAATGTTGTGGACTGTGATCCGGATGCGGTGTGGGATACTATGAACCAGTTTTTGGAGCGCTTTCGCATAGAAAATCTATCTGTGTTCGGGGATACATTTAATCAGCTAGCCAATGTGATACTGAATCATCCAATCTGTATGAACCACAAGCAGCGGAACATCCACTGGCGACTTCTAGACTTCGTGCTCTCTGTGAACTACAAGACCTTTGTTTCAATCCGTCGCAACCTCCCCGAGATGGAGCAGAAGCGAAAAAACATCCTGGAGGCTCTCCAAATGGCCACCGAAAGTTCCCAAGTCGATCCCaaagataaaaataatactaaaTGTGTAGCTGATACTGAAGATCAGTTGATCCACAAAAAAAGTCAAAAGCCAAAGAGTCCGAGGAAAAAGCTTACTCCAGACCAGATCCAGCGCCTCTGTGATGAAATAAGAGATCTAACTTCCTCGAAATATGGTTCCTTGCATACTGTACGATCACAGATACCAATGGAACAATCTAAGCCACTGGACACCTCGGACTACAACTACTCTAGGGAACTCAATCTAGGCAAAGTGGCagtaaaagaaaattttaCCATTAAAGGGGCCAAGATGGAGCTGGAACTGAATGTTGTTCAGAACAAGCCCTCCGCAGAGAAGCCCGCATTAGTTGATTTCTTTAAAAACGAAAGTGACATGCTATACCGGATTCAGACAAACTGGTGGCAAGTGGATATTAGTGTGTACAATCAGGCCCATATTTTAGCGAGCAATTTCTGCCAAGGATATGCAgacattttgatttttcagCTTTGGGAAAGCCAAGCCTCGATACGAAAGTTAAGTGAGGAGCACCAGCTTTTAAGCGAACTAATTGTCCTTTTCTTTGCATCCGCAAATTGTAGAAGCTTCAAAATCTTGAATGACAATTGGGAATTTAGGGCTGATGAGCCTCTCACCTGTGCACTTAAACAATTACAAGAAGGTCCTCATCTGGGCGAGATTATAAAGTCTCTGAAGCAAATGCGTCATCTAAGGGAATTGATTGAGACGTATGCGGTGAAGGGAATAAGATACGATCGCTTGAAGACCCTTACTTTTTTCAGTGTAGCACTGCGACAACTTCTTCGACCTGTGATTGAGTTTCTGGTTCATTTCGAGAGGCGTTTAACAAGTGGTCTTGAACCTGCCACCCTGCAGCACTTTATAGAGACATCAAGAGGTCATTTAGAAACGATCAAGTTGTTGTATGAGCTTTCCCAGAATAAAAACCAAGAACTACATTCTTTAAGAAGCCTAAAAACTTTGGATACCCTTTTTACCAAGAGTTCCCAGAAAACGCAACCCAAATTGCTGCGATCTTTGAGCGCATCCTTACTTCTGCACACCGTGCGTGCCTATTGTAAATTTCTGGATAACTGGTGGTCTACAGGAGACTTTGCAGACTATCACGAAGAGTTTCCTTTTGAAAAGATTGTGACCGATGAACGAACAGAGTACGTCTTAAGAAAATCATTGATGCAAACGGAACTTCAAAATTCTGAATTGTTTCGTATTATTCAGCGGCATCTCCTTGAATCCAGTGATGGAGTTGCCATTCTCTACGATTCCCGAACAATAAGTGAATTCCACACTCTGCATGGCATAGAGCCAGAGATACGTCTACACAATTCATTAATAGACGCGGTCATAGGGGAAATAGCGCCTTATCAGATTAAAGCAATTGAGGCCAGTCACTATGTTCCAGACatcctgcagcagctgcagtcTACTGATCACGATGGAATACGTCGATTGTTTTACTCCTTTCACATGGAAACTCGGCCAGATCCGCGAAAGCCAGCGGGTCATTCGATCAACGAGTTGCTGAGGAACTTTCTCACTTGTGCTGACTACACTCCCATTACAGAAATCATTAGTCAGGAGTTTCAAAGGTTACTAAATCGAAGGACAAGATTGGTTAACTCCTATATCTCTGGTCTGTTGCAGGAGTTTCAAGGGTACAAGGTAGTAAGGCACCTACGATCAGTGTTTCTACTCTGGAACTATGACCATTTTCGAAGTGAGTTTGagtttttctttgagtttctCAGAAGGAAACACCTCGTGGAGGCCACTAACAAATTGAAGCACATCGTGCTATGCCAAGATTTCACTCTGGGTCATATGTTTAAGGTTTGCGTGACCGAAGCTCATCCTGAATTTATCTGCCTTAGGGTCAGGAATGATACCCTATTGAACCGTATTATAAGCCAGCAGCAAATGGATATGATGAATTCCTGCTTCCGTCTTCTTTTAAATCTAAACTTCTCGCACTATCGGCTAAATCATTTGCCTCCCTTTCATTACTGCAAGTATGAGCGATTGTTCAAAGCCCTGAGATCCATACAGATTTCCCTTATCTCCGTCTTCGAGGAGCACCTATCGCATCCGTGTAAACTCTTTCGGAAAATGCAGAACCTTGATTCGTATAACTCTGAATTGAATGAATTCACTTCGTTGACTCAACTTAGACGGAATCAGGAAATATTTGGGTTGCACATTCGAAAGTATTTGCTGGAGGAGCAATTCGCTTGCAGCCTGCCCGAGATCCTTACACTGAGCAAAGTGTTTTGCCTTCGATGGGAAACAACCAGAGCTCTTGTAGACGAATATCGCAGCCAGAAGGCCACTAGCACATTTGAGCGAAGGTACAAATTGTTGCGTTTGAACTACCTGCTGGAAACAGTGAAGAAATGCAAGGCGATTGGCTGTTTGCTCGGCCATATTTAA
- the ATPsynCF6L gene encoding ATP synthase, coupling factor 6-like — MFSRFLKPSLVLCRSVSNTASLRYKDPIYQIFLDKVREYRLKSPKGKPVDPGPEFEAELKEVTERLALQYGGGEGVDMLEFPKFKLPDIDIDPISVDDLPENQPKPEKKNRDKEVKAKEKGGEKEVKAKDGKKADEPKGKDEKDKIK, encoded by the exons atgtttagcCGTTTCCTAAAACCAAGCCTAGTTTTATGTAGGAGTGTGAGCAATACCGCATCCCTTCGCTACAAGGATCCCATTTATCAGATTTTCCTGGACAAGGTGCGCGAGTATCGGCTGAAGAGTCCCAAGGGAAAGCCCGTAGATCCTGGTCCGGAATTCGAGGCGGAGCTGAAGGAAGTCACTGAGCGCCTGGCTCTGCAATACGGCGGCGGCGAGGGCGTGGATATGCTCGAGTTTCCGAAATTCAAGTTGCCCGATATTGATATTGATCCCATTTCGGTTGATGATCT aCCAGAGAACCAACCAAAGCCTGAGAAAAAGAATAGAGATAAAGAAGTAAAGGCCAAAGAAAAGGGTGGGGAAAAAGAAGTGAAAGCCAAAGATGGCAAGAAAGCTGACGAACCAAAGGGCAAGGATGAAAAGGACAAGATAAAGTAG